The Lentzea guizhouensis genome contains a region encoding:
- a CDS encoding cold-shock protein: MQATVSTFDSDGSATVLRDDGVLLDVSAEAVTAGGWRMLRPGQRVTLERSPDGVITAVRMPVL, encoded by the coding sequence GTGCAGGCGACCGTGTCCACGTTTGACAGTGACGGCTCCGCGACGGTTCTGCGTGATGACGGCGTGCTCCTCGACGTGAGCGCGGAAGCCGTCACCGCGGGTGGCTGGCGGATGCTGCGTCCGGGGCAACGGGTGACCCTCGAACGTAGTCCCGACGGCGTCATCACCGCCGTTCGCATGCCTGTTCTGTGA
- a CDS encoding acyltransferase family protein yields the protein MNSLTHADYLALRRFPALDGLRAIAAVLVVFFHYGGPDWLQGWAGVQMFFVLSGFLITTLMLREERRTGRISLKEFYLRRAFRIMPVYLVVLLVAAVSSAIYGTFTSNGIGPSLKYYLTFTNEFAGISPYGQSWSLGIEQKFYLVWPLVAIALGTVVLRRRAGAALLGMLLVLVAVNFTVGHSNPGWPLHYFSILTGVLLAVALHSPLGFAVLRPLTNRAAQLIVPIGFIGVHLAVKPMAAFLDGLAGIPGHVLVVPVYAVATAVLLASLVSPGPVTTLLSTRPMQFVGERSYSLYLVQTVAATIIWYFWPELSGIGQAVVVTALGLALASVLYRTVEIPMINLGRRVIARQRVPQQGAPQAPAPQSPESSRLATIGQAQP from the coding sequence TTGAATTCGTTGACGCACGCCGACTACCTGGCGTTGCGCCGCTTCCCCGCGCTCGACGGCCTGCGCGCCATCGCCGCCGTGCTGGTGGTGTTCTTCCACTACGGCGGCCCCGACTGGTTGCAGGGCTGGGCCGGTGTCCAGATGTTCTTCGTCCTCAGCGGTTTCCTGATCACCACGCTGATGCTGCGCGAGGAACGCAGGACCGGCCGGATCTCGCTCAAGGAGTTCTACCTGCGCCGGGCGTTCCGGATCATGCCGGTGTACCTGGTGGTCCTGCTCGTGGCCGCCGTCAGCTCGGCGATCTACGGCACGTTCACGAGCAACGGGATCGGCCCGTCGCTCAAGTACTACCTCACGTTCACCAACGAGTTCGCCGGCATCAGCCCGTACGGCCAGTCGTGGTCGCTGGGCATCGAGCAGAAGTTCTACCTGGTCTGGCCGCTGGTGGCGATCGCGCTGGGCACCGTCGTGCTGCGGCGCCGCGCCGGTGCGGCGCTGCTGGGCATGCTGCTCGTGCTCGTCGCGGTCAACTTCACGGTGGGCCACAGCAACCCCGGCTGGCCGCTGCACTACTTCTCGATCCTCACCGGCGTGCTGCTGGCCGTCGCGTTGCACAGCCCGCTCGGCTTCGCGGTGCTGCGGCCGCTGACGAACCGCGCGGCGCAGCTCATCGTCCCGATCGGATTCATCGGTGTGCACCTGGCCGTGAAGCCGATGGCGGCGTTCCTCGACGGGCTGGCGGGCATCCCCGGCCACGTGCTGGTCGTCCCCGTCTACGCGGTGGCGACCGCGGTCCTGCTCGCCTCACTGGTCTCGCCGGGACCGGTCACGACGTTGCTGTCCACCAGGCCGATGCAGTTCGTGGGTGAGCGGTCGTACTCGCTCTACCTCGTGCAGACGGTCGCGGCCACGATCATCTGGTACTTCTGGCCCGAGCTGTCCGGCATCGGGCAGGCCGTCGTGGTCACCGCGCTGGGGCTGGCGCTGGCGAGCGTCCTGTACCGGACGGTCGAGATCCCGATGATCAACCTCGGCCGCCGGGTGATCGCCCGCCAGCGCGTGCCTCAGCAGGGCGCGCCGCAGGCCCCCGCTCCGCAGTCGCCCGAGTCGTCCCGGCTCGCGACCATCGGGCAGGCCCAGCCGTAG
- a CDS encoding lysophospholipid acyltransferase family protein: MAKREKGGFWVGVAAAIVYPMSFVLGRHRILHKDRIPRQGAALLVMNHISHLDPCYDAVFVHRSYRVPHFLAKHSLWNVPIMGSILKGAKQIPVYRGTSDAQQSLRAAHEALENGQVVVIYPEGTITRDPDGWPANSRTGVARLALQHDGPVIPVARWGTLDLYNHYQRTFRPFPRKTITHLVGEPVDLSAYRGEEETLPLLREVTDLLMNSVKDRLAEIREQQAPEGFYGPRKA, translated from the coding sequence GTGGCCAAACGGGAGAAGGGCGGCTTCTGGGTCGGTGTCGCCGCGGCGATCGTCTACCCGATGTCGTTCGTGCTGGGCAGGCACCGGATCCTGCACAAGGACCGCATCCCGCGCCAAGGTGCGGCCCTGCTCGTGATGAACCACATCTCGCACCTCGACCCGTGCTACGACGCCGTGTTCGTGCACCGCAGCTACCGGGTGCCGCACTTCCTCGCCAAGCACAGCCTGTGGAACGTGCCGATCATGGGCTCGATCCTCAAGGGCGCGAAGCAGATCCCCGTCTACCGCGGCACCTCCGACGCCCAGCAGAGCCTGCGCGCGGCGCACGAGGCGCTGGAGAACGGTCAGGTGGTGGTCATCTACCCGGAGGGCACGATCACCAGGGACCCCGACGGCTGGCCCGCGAACTCCCGCACCGGGGTGGCGCGGCTCGCGCTGCAGCACGACGGTCCGGTCATCCCGGTCGCCCGGTGGGGCACCCTCGACCTCTACAACCACTACCAGCGCACGTTCCGGCCGTTCCCGCGCAAGACGATCACCCACCTCGTCGGTGAGCCGGTCGACCTGTCCGCCTACCGCGGCGAGGAGGAGACGCTGCCGTTGCTGCGGGAGGTCACCGACCTGCTGATGAACAGCGTCAAGGACCGCCTCGCCGAGATCCGCGAGCAGCAGGCGCCAGAGGGCTTCTACGGACCGAGGAAGGCCTGA